A stretch of the Plodia interpunctella isolate USDA-ARS_2022_Savannah chromosome Z, ilPloInte3.2, whole genome shotgun sequence genome encodes the following:
- the path gene encoding proton-coupled amino acid transporter-like protein pathetic has protein sequence MVNESKGVKVTQELETFLSPEEKSKEKIVSKYSLTKDAESGDFDPFTERKLDNPTSNNDTLTHLLKASLGTGILAMPKAFKCVGLVSGVLFTILVAVICTHCSYILIKCAHVLYKKTKKTSMTFAEVGEAALDNGPRGLRKYANAFRIFITVSLFMTYFGTCSVYTVIISTHIMKVVGFYTKTADQSPIDIRLYIIALLLPLIFMAWIRNLKYLAPVSMIANIFMGLGLGITFYYLVGTNEMQVDNMKNMLFKHPEEWPEFFSLTIFAIEAIGVVMPLENAMKTPRSMLGFCGVLNKGMTGVTIIYFTLGFLGYLRFGESVKDSITLNLNDEMIPAQIVNVSIAIAVYCTFGLQFFVCIEIAWNGIKDKFTKRPDLADYIMRTVMVTACVLLAVAVPTIAPFMGVIGAFCFSLLGLIAPAFIEIITFWDIGFGPGKYLIWKNVIVTLFGLFALVFGTKDAVISIIHEYTK, from the exons ATACAGTCTAACAAAGGATGCGGAGTCGGGAGATTTCGATCCTTTCACTGAGAGAAAGTTGGATAATCCTACAtc AAACAACGACACCCTCACTCATCTGCTGAAGGCATCTCTGGGTACCGGTATCCTGGCGATGCCGAAGGCTTTCAAATGCGTCGGATTGGTCTCCGGAGTGCTCTTCACCATTCTGGTCGCCGTGATTTGCACTCACTGTTCTTATATCCTT ATTAAATGCGCTCACGTGCTTTATAAAAAGACGAAAAAGACCTCCATGACATTCGCAGAGGTAGGCGAGGCGGCCTTAGACAATGGACCACGGGGTCTAAGAAAATACGCCAATGCCTTTAG aatttttatAACCGTCAGTCTATTCATGACTTATTTCGGCACCTGCTCAGTCTATACTGTCATCATATCTACACACATAATGAAG GTCGTaggattttacacaaaaactgCCGACCAGAGCCCGATAGACATAAGATTATACATAATAGCCTTGCTGCTGCCTTTGATCTTCATGGCGTGGATCCGCAATCTCAAGTACCTGGCGCCAGTGTCCATGATCGCTAACATTTTCATGGGCCTTGGTCTCGGAATCACATTCTACTACCTGGTGGGCACCAACGAAATGCAAGTCGATAACATGAAGAATATGCTGTTCAAGCATCCAGAAGAATGGCCAGAGTTCTTCTCCCTGACTATTTTCGCGATAGAGGCCATTGGAGTAGTGATGCCCTTGGAGAATGCCATGAAAACTCCTCGATCCATGCTCGGTTTTTGCGGAGTACTCAACAAGGGAATGACTGGCGTAACTATTATCTACTTCACCCTTGGTTTCCTCGGCTACCTCCGATTTGGCGAAAGTGTTAAAGATTCTATCACGCTTAATTTGAACGATGAAATGAT TCCCGCTCAAATCGTCAACGTCTCAATCGCCATCGCCGTGTACTGTACTTTCGGCCTTCAGTTCTTCGTGTGCATAGAAATCGCATGGAACGGCATCAAAGACAAGTTCACCAAGCGTCCCGACCTTGCAGACTACATAATGAGAACCGTCATGGTGACCGCTTGCGTGCTCCTGGCTGTAGCCGTCCCGACCATCGCCCCATTCATGGGAGTCATTGGCGCGTTCTGCTTCTCACTCCTAGGTCTTATTGCACCGgcatttatagaaataatcaCCTTCTGGGACATCGGTTTCGGTCCAGGTAAATACCTTATTTGGAAAAACGTCATTGTTACCTTATTCGGTTTGTTTGCACTCGTCTTCGGAACCAAAGACGCTGTGATTAGTATAATACATGAATATACGAAATAA